A section of the Salvia splendens isolate huo1 unplaced genomic scaffold, SspV2 ctg975, whole genome shotgun sequence genome encodes:
- the LOC121791950 gene encoding probable calcium-binding protein CML48, protein MELRDALHSLGYAVPPSVLQVLISRYDNGSRRPAELSFDSFIECGMIVKGLTEKFKEKDKHYTGSAMLTYETFMCMIIPFLVAD, encoded by the exons ATGGAATTGAGGGATGCCCTACATAGTCTTGGATATGCAGTGCCACCTTCTGTTCTGCAAGTCCTGATTTCTCGATACGATAATGGCAGCAGGCGCCCGGCAGAGCTAAGTTTCGACAGCTTTATCGA ATGTGGGATGATTGTAAAG GGTTTGACGGAGAAATTCAAGGAGAAAGACAAGCATTACACGGGATCAGCGATGCTAACGTACGAGACATTCATGTGCATGATCATCCCTTTCCTCGTCGCAGATTAG